A portion of the Simkania negevensis Z genome contains these proteins:
- a CDS encoding type I phosphoribosyltransferase translates to MRRFPEETLSQQFELEYGTDCLEVEKNALQKGQRVLILDDLLATGGQRLQQVSLPNRQR, encoded by the coding sequence ATGCGACGATTTCCCGAAGAAACCCTTTCCCAACAATTTGAGCTTGAGTACGGGACAGATTGCCTAGAAGTTGAAAAAAATGCGCTCCAAAAGGGCCAACGGGTCCTTATTCTTGACGATCTCCTTGCCACAGGGGGGCAGCGGCTGCAGCAAGTCAGCTTGCCAAACAGACAGAGGTAG
- the pknD gene encoding serine/threonine-protein kinase PknD: MSDSLPKKIGKYDLIRLIGKGGMGEIFLAKDPVCEREVALKRILEKLIRYPTIKKRFLSEAKIAAQLAHPSIIPIYTLHADEDQIYYTMPYVEGDTLKQILKLTRDREKAGDTPHPIGASIPALIRIFLSVCQAMHYTHSKGFLHRDLKPENIIVGKFGEVMILDWGIALPMGHEDEEESNEVPTSSPHDLTKPGKVVGTVGYMAPERALGQPANEQTDIYSLGVILYQLLTLRLPFIRPSLRDFRKQMKLERWIEPQEVAPHRDIPSQLSHIAKRCLQPDPSKRYESVHEMIEQLENYIEGCPEWIPTTTLKIDHAKDWEFQENVLLSKHMAVSRISNVLEWVMLMISKESYSGNIRIEATLEIEEPCLGVGFLLCIPEPSERKGLEDGYCLWIGTKKNPSCTLFRSNVEVMHIPEVALEPKRTYAIAIEKIENNVRLLIDGNLVLSYVSHIPLVGGHLGMLLRDTDFKLEKIHILFGSQNVMVNCLSIPDAFLTSKDYGKALSEYRRIAHSFKGRAEGREALFRAGITILEQAKNKASEEKKEEFFGRALDEFEKLHGTPGAPLEYLGKSLVYRTEGDLEEEIKCLELAIRKYPKHPLLPVVEEHIGFRLHETSRLDRKGAYSFLLLALRHVPHVLHTKETQDLIEHLTADWESLAFIESPKSFSSDKVRYNHLAIQLAFWLSKPTVLYEIMQKISSDAPEYCLLVGNALFALLEMGYSKLANYIITKQFMQSDPECLLLKNYLEIAIQSEDKPIKDCLDLFFSVAPNHLSKREARTLKFLFEKGLSTKDASSLLPYFEKLSKFDKIEIDLKPIEIWAYLLSDQKQEAEKLFPKQIGEITSPYYSLYGCLLAQKEGEKGALGHFESLLNVSYPPTNALLSHFLKGTIELKSPWMQNAFLWEKVQLYRQLSLYYFCLGKKRKASQYEQMIVKERENSQIPLNFI; the protein is encoded by the coding sequence ATGAGCGATAGTCTGCCAAAAAAGATTGGAAAATACGATCTCATACGTCTCATTGGAAAAGGAGGCATGGGTGAGATCTTTTTAGCAAAGGATCCTGTTTGTGAACGGGAGGTTGCACTCAAACGCATTTTAGAAAAGCTCATCCGGTACCCTACGATCAAAAAACGGTTCTTGAGCGAGGCTAAAATTGCGGCCCAATTGGCCCACCCCTCGATTATCCCGATTTATACGTTGCATGCAGATGAAGATCAGATTTATTACACAATGCCTTATGTCGAAGGTGATACTCTCAAGCAAATTCTCAAACTGACACGTGATAGGGAAAAGGCTGGTGACACTCCTCACCCTATTGGTGCGTCAATTCCAGCTCTTATCCGTATCTTTTTAAGTGTCTGCCAAGCGATGCACTACACCCATTCGAAGGGTTTTTTGCATCGGGATTTAAAGCCAGAAAATATCATTGTGGGAAAGTTTGGCGAGGTCATGATCCTCGATTGGGGTATTGCCCTTCCTATGGGGCATGAAGATGAAGAAGAGTCAAATGAAGTCCCTACTTCTTCTCCTCATGATTTGACCAAGCCCGGCAAGGTGGTGGGAACGGTTGGTTACATGGCTCCTGAGCGGGCGCTAGGACAACCAGCTAATGAGCAGACAGACATCTATTCACTAGGGGTTATTTTGTACCAATTACTTACCTTGCGTCTCCCCTTTATCCGTCCTTCGCTCCGAGATTTTCGGAAACAAATGAAACTCGAAAGATGGATTGAACCTCAAGAGGTCGCTCCACACCGAGATATTCCCTCTCAACTGTCGCACATTGCAAAACGGTGTTTACAGCCTGATCCAAGTAAGCGGTACGAATCAGTGCATGAAATGATCGAGCAGCTCGAAAATTACATTGAAGGCTGCCCTGAGTGGATTCCAACAACAACACTTAAGATCGACCATGCGAAAGATTGGGAATTTCAAGAAAACGTTCTCCTTTCTAAACATATGGCTGTTTCACGGATTTCTAATGTTCTCGAATGGGTTATGCTCATGATCTCAAAAGAGTCCTATTCGGGCAACATCCGGATCGAAGCAACGCTCGAGATCGAAGAACCCTGCCTAGGTGTGGGCTTTCTTCTTTGCATTCCAGAACCAAGTGAGCGAAAAGGGTTAGAAGATGGATACTGTTTGTGGATTGGTACGAAGAAAAATCCTTCTTGTACCCTTTTTCGCTCAAACGTCGAGGTGATGCACATTCCGGAAGTCGCTCTCGAGCCAAAACGAACATATGCCATCGCAATCGAAAAAATTGAAAATAATGTCCGTCTTTTGATCGATGGGAATTTGGTGCTGAGTTATGTCAGCCATATTCCTCTTGTTGGAGGCCATTTAGGAATGCTGCTTCGCGATACTGATTTCAAGTTAGAAAAGATTCACATCTTGTTTGGAAGTCAAAACGTGATGGTGAATTGCCTGTCGATCCCCGATGCCTTTTTAACGAGCAAAGACTACGGAAAAGCTTTATCTGAATACCGCCGCATTGCCCACTCGTTTAAGGGACGTGCTGAAGGAAGAGAAGCGCTGTTTCGAGCAGGAATCACCATTTTAGAACAGGCAAAAAATAAGGCGAGCGAGGAAAAAAAAGAGGAGTTTTTTGGGCGCGCGCTTGATGAGTTTGAAAAGCTGCACGGCACTCCAGGAGCTCCACTGGAATACTTGGGGAAATCTCTAGTTTACCGAACAGAAGGTGACTTAGAAGAAGAAATCAAATGTTTAGAACTAGCGATCCGAAAATATCCCAAGCATCCTCTGCTCCCGGTTGTTGAAGAGCACATCGGGTTCCGACTGCACGAAACTTCGCGCTTGGACAGAAAAGGGGCCTATTCCTTTCTTTTACTTGCTCTCAGGCATGTTCCTCATGTCTTACATACAAAAGAAACGCAAGATTTAATCGAACATTTGACGGCAGATTGGGAATCGCTTGCTTTTATCGAATCGCCAAAGAGTTTTTCCAGTGACAAAGTGCGCTATAACCATCTCGCAATTCAGCTTGCGTTTTGGCTGTCAAAACCGACAGTTCTCTATGAAATCATGCAGAAAATTTCTTCTGATGCTCCTGAGTACTGCCTCCTTGTTGGCAATGCTCTTTTTGCTCTACTTGAAATGGGCTACTCTAAACTTGCCAATTACATCATCACAAAGCAGTTTATGCAAAGTGATCCCGAATGTTTGCTGCTTAAAAACTATCTCGAAATTGCAATTCAGTCTGAAGACAAGCCGATTAAAGATTGCCTTGATTTGTTCTTCAGCGTTGCCCCTAACCATCTTTCTAAACGGGAAGCGCGGACCCTTAAATTTCTGTTTGAAAAAGGGCTCAGCACAAAGGATGCTTCTTCTCTCCTCCCCTATTTCGAAAAGCTTTCCAAGTTTGATAAAATTGAAATCGATCTCAAACCGATTGAAATTTGGGCCTATCTTCTTTCTGATCAAAAGCAAGAAGCTGAAAAGCTCTTCCCTAAGCAAATCGGAGAAATCACCTCTCCTTATTACTCGCTTTATGGGTGTCTTCTTGCTCAAAAGGAAGGAGAAAAAGGAGCGCTTGGTCATTTTGAGTCGCTGCTCAACGTTTCCTACCCTCCTACAAACGCCCTCCTTAGCCATTTTTTGAAAGGGACAATTGAACTCAAATCACCTTGGATGCAAAACGCTTTCCTCTGGGAAAAGGTGCAACTCTATCGTCAGCTCTCCCTCTACTATTTCTGCCTCGGCAAAAAGCGGAAAGCTTCTCAATATGAGCAAATGATCGTAAAAGAACGAGAAAACTCTCAAATTCCTTTAAATTTCATCTAA
- a CDS encoding valine--tRNA ligase: protein MNEDLPKHYNPDIVEEKWYYFWERKGLFHADPLSDKEPYCIVLPPPNVTGILHMGHALVDSLQDVMIRYKRMCGFETLWVPGTDHAGISTQTVVERYLIATEGKRRKDYSREEFLKHVWKWKEENESRIVDQLKKLGCSCDWMRHRFTMDKELNEAVRTLFKKMYDEGLIYQGDYLVNWDPVTQTALADDEVEYEERETHLWHLKYPLEDGSGHLIVATTRPETMLGDVAVAVSPEDARYKKWIGKHLILPLVGRKIPVLADPFVDPEFGTGVVKITPAHDPNDYEMGLRHGLEMINILNPDGTLNENGLEFEGLSTEEARSLVVARLKEINALEKIDPYTHRVGVSYRSKAVIEPYLSKQWFVKMTAFKEDLIDAVRSGKVKIIPKNWEQTYFHWIENLRDWCISRQLWWGHRIPVWFHKEDTSRMICHAGDDLPPEVKAAPNEWEQDEDVLDTWFSSALWPFSTLGWPHQTNELKKFYPNSTLITGHDILFFWVARMIMMGKYVMGEVPFAETNLQGLIFGKSYWRKAKDGGIAYVSPDEKKAFDLGEVPPKDVSSKWEKMSKSKGNVIDPIEIINTYGADAMRMALGASATQSMQIDLDRRRFEEFKNFTNKMWNGSRFVLMNLSDLTPETFAEGLDFSKLYLEDQWIFSRLNTVIEEMHSHLEGYYFDRAAMRCYSFFWDEFCAYYVEMSKPTLFGKRGEKTTKQKILVIVLLASLRLMHPFAPFITEEIFHLLKEHFAHIQPSSSDPYTQEAIDALLSPACIVSAYPKVLRKEDIRKEIEEKFQFLNEIVYAIRNIRAEMGLPPSTTTDLVVEGCGKEFDLLQENMGIITSLVRIESIKTQAPEGFHSSAQVGSLKLIIPLPQELIEKELKRLEKEKEKCIAQIDLTKKQLSNPNFVERAPKELVEKTEQQLKDLEKLLQDIEKKLS from the coding sequence ATGAACGAAGATCTACCGAAACATTACAACCCAGATATCGTCGAAGAAAAGTGGTACTACTTTTGGGAGCGAAAAGGGCTTTTCCATGCCGATCCTCTATCGGATAAAGAGCCTTATTGCATCGTTCTCCCTCCACCAAACGTGACGGGAATTCTCCACATGGGCCATGCCCTTGTCGATTCGCTTCAAGATGTGATGATCCGCTATAAGCGGATGTGTGGGTTCGAAACTCTTTGGGTTCCTGGGACAGATCATGCAGGGATTTCAACGCAAACTGTTGTAGAAAGGTATCTTATAGCGACAGAAGGAAAACGCCGCAAAGACTATTCGCGTGAAGAGTTTTTAAAACACGTCTGGAAGTGGAAAGAAGAAAACGAAAGCCGGATCGTTGATCAGCTGAAAAAATTGGGTTGCTCGTGCGATTGGATGCGTCACCGTTTCACGATGGATAAAGAGCTCAATGAAGCAGTGCGTACGCTCTTCAAAAAAATGTATGATGAAGGTCTCATTTACCAAGGAGACTACCTCGTTAATTGGGATCCTGTGACACAAACGGCCTTGGCTGATGACGAAGTCGAATACGAAGAGCGAGAAACTCATCTTTGGCATTTGAAATACCCCTTAGAAGATGGAAGTGGCCACCTCATTGTCGCGACCACTCGCCCTGAAACCATGCTTGGAGATGTTGCGGTTGCTGTTTCTCCTGAGGATGCACGGTACAAAAAGTGGATTGGCAAGCACTTAATTCTCCCTCTCGTGGGCCGCAAAATCCCAGTTTTGGCAGATCCTTTCGTCGATCCAGAGTTTGGAACAGGCGTTGTCAAAATCACTCCAGCTCACGACCCGAATGATTACGAAATGGGGCTGCGCCACGGTCTTGAGATGATCAATATTCTTAATCCTGATGGCACCTTGAATGAAAATGGTCTCGAATTTGAAGGTCTCTCTACTGAAGAAGCCAGAAGTTTGGTCGTTGCCCGCTTAAAGGAAATCAACGCTCTTGAAAAAATTGATCCCTACACACATCGCGTGGGAGTCTCTTACCGCTCTAAAGCTGTCATCGAACCTTACCTTTCAAAGCAGTGGTTTGTGAAAATGACAGCTTTTAAAGAAGATCTGATTGATGCTGTCCGCTCAGGAAAAGTTAAAATCATTCCGAAAAATTGGGAGCAAACCTACTTCCATTGGATTGAAAATCTCCGCGATTGGTGTATCTCCCGCCAACTGTGGTGGGGACACCGTATTCCTGTTTGGTTTCACAAGGAGGATACCTCTCGCATGATTTGTCATGCTGGAGATGATCTTCCACCTGAAGTGAAAGCTGCTCCAAATGAGTGGGAGCAAGATGAAGATGTTCTCGACACATGGTTCTCCTCTGCCCTTTGGCCTTTTAGTACATTAGGTTGGCCTCATCAAACAAACGAACTGAAAAAATTCTATCCCAACTCGACTCTCATCACTGGTCATGACATCCTCTTTTTCTGGGTGGCGCGTATGATCATGATGGGAAAATATGTCATGGGTGAAGTTCCTTTCGCTGAAACGAATTTGCAAGGGCTGATCTTTGGTAAGTCCTACTGGAGAAAGGCTAAAGACGGTGGGATTGCTTACGTTTCCCCTGATGAGAAAAAAGCCTTCGACTTGGGCGAGGTCCCGCCAAAAGATGTTTCTTCGAAATGGGAAAAGATGTCAAAGTCGAAAGGGAACGTGATCGATCCGATTGAGATCATCAATACATATGGAGCCGATGCGATGCGGATGGCACTTGGTGCAAGTGCAACCCAATCGATGCAAATCGATCTCGACCGTCGTCGGTTTGAAGAATTCAAAAATTTCACCAACAAGATGTGGAATGGTTCGCGCTTTGTCCTCATGAACCTCTCTGATCTCACACCCGAAACCTTTGCCGAGGGACTCGATTTTTCCAAATTGTATTTGGAAGATCAATGGATTTTCTCGAGACTCAACACCGTGATTGAGGAGATGCACTCCCACTTAGAGGGCTATTACTTTGACCGTGCTGCGATGCGTTGCTATTCGTTTTTCTGGGATGAGTTCTGCGCCTACTATGTCGAAATGTCAAAACCCACTCTGTTTGGCAAGCGGGGCGAAAAAACCACAAAGCAAAAAATTCTCGTGATTGTCTTACTTGCATCGCTTAGATTGATGCATCCTTTTGCTCCTTTTATTACTGAAGAAATTTTCCATCTGCTTAAAGAGCACTTCGCCCACATTCAACCTTCTTCGTCAGATCCGTATACGCAAGAGGCAATTGACGCCCTTCTTTCCCCAGCATGTATTGTATCGGCCTATCCAAAAGTGCTTCGCAAAGAAGACATCCGTAAAGAGATCGAAGAAAAATTCCAGTTCTTAAATGAAATCGTCTACGCAATCCGCAATATTCGCGCAGAGATGGGACTTCCCCCTTCAACTACAACAGATCTTGTTGTCGAGGGGTGTGGCAAAGAATTTGACCTTCTTCAAGAAAATATGGGCATCATCACTTCGCTTGTCCGTATTGAATCAATCAAAACCCAGGCTCCCGAAGGGTTTCACTCTTCAGCGCAAGTGGGCAGCTTAAAGCTTATCATTCCTCTTCCTCAAGAGCTCATTGAAAAGGAGCTCAAACGTCTCGAAAAAGAAAAAGAGAAATGCATTGCCCAGATTGATTTAACAAAGAAGCAATTGAGCAATCCCAATTTTGTAGAGCGCGCTCCGAAAGAGCTCGTCGAAAAAACAGAGCAGCAACTTAAAGATTTAGAGAAACTGCTTCAAGATATCGAAAAAAAATTAAGCTAG
- the trpS gene encoding tryptophan--tRNA ligase, producing the protein MTKKQIVLTGDRPTGPLHLGHYVGSLRSRVELQDSCLQFVMIADMQALTDYAKEPQRVRDSVLQVALDYLAVGIDPEKTVIFLQSLIPALSELTMYYLNLVTWNRLKHNPTVKQEIKQKGFGESVPAGFMTYPVSQAADITAFKANLVPVGEDQRPMIEQTNEIVRSFNRIYETDVLVEAEARIPKIARLPGIDGQAKMSKSLNNAIYLSDDLDQVSKKVKKMYTDPSHLRVEDPGKVEGNPVFDYLDAFDTNIEKVQELKDHYQRGGLGDSVVKKYLLEVLIEFLEPIQKRRTEFENDPAAVLEIVRKGTERANEVASQTLADVRRAMHLNYYE; encoded by the coding sequence ATGACGAAAAAGCAAATTGTACTAACCGGAGACCGTCCAACAGGTCCCCTTCATCTTGGACACTATGTCGGATCCTTGCGCTCCCGTGTCGAGTTGCAAGACTCTTGCTTGCAATTTGTCATGATTGCCGATATGCAAGCACTTACAGACTATGCAAAAGAGCCGCAGCGTGTCCGCGACAGTGTTCTTCAAGTTGCGCTCGATTATCTCGCAGTTGGGATTGATCCTGAAAAAACCGTTATCTTTCTCCAATCACTGATTCCTGCTCTTTCGGAGCTCACGATGTATTACCTCAATTTGGTAACATGGAATCGTCTCAAGCACAACCCCACTGTGAAGCAAGAAATCAAACAAAAGGGATTTGGAGAAAGCGTTCCTGCGGGATTCATGACCTATCCCGTTTCACAAGCCGCCGACATCACCGCATTTAAAGCCAACCTCGTTCCTGTCGGAGAAGATCAACGTCCTATGATCGAGCAGACGAATGAAATCGTCCGATCTTTCAATCGCATTTACGAAACAGATGTTCTTGTTGAAGCTGAGGCCCGCATTCCTAAAATTGCCCGTCTACCTGGAATCGATGGACAAGCCAAAATGAGTAAATCGCTCAATAACGCCATTTATCTTTCTGACGATCTAGACCAAGTCTCAAAGAAAGTTAAAAAGATGTACACCGATCCAAGCCACCTCCGCGTCGAAGATCCAGGAAAAGTAGAAGGAAACCCCGTTTTTGACTACCTCGATGCCTTTGACACGAACATCGAAAAAGTACAAGAGCTCAAAGATCATTATCAGCGTGGGGGATTAGGCGACTCAGTCGTGAAAAAATACCTTCTCGAAGTTCTCATTGAATTTTTAGAGCCGATCCAAAAAAGGCGCACCGAGTTCGAAAACGATCCGGCAGCTGTTTTAGAAATTGTGCGCAAAGGAACCGAAAGAGCAAACGAAGTTGCTTCTCAGACCTTAGCCGATGTGCGCAGGGCCATGCATCTAAACTATTATGAATAA